A region from the Lycium barbarum isolate Lr01 chromosome 8, ASM1917538v2, whole genome shotgun sequence genome encodes:
- the LOC132606189 gene encoding uncharacterized protein LOC132606189, whose amino-acid sequence MADRMHRYIMGLDRYFVDSCLVLAAQPDMDIARIQAHAQGMEDRHRERQPDRSQDRRQPKRARSSGYSGDFRGRQPQQQQQPSRHLSQPAQSAPPQPIGRRFDSPGYSGAGQSSRASGSRTDRGSGQTRPPRPQCSYCGRYHPGECYRATGACFSCGRQGHSVRDFPYKGSAGGATQPTGSAAGSSSSSMAMRPTGPGTSAPAGRGRGRGGASGTSGPSNRIYALSSRQDQAASPNVVTDTLLVFSRSVYALIDPSSTLSYISPLVASEIGITSEPIEPFEVATPIGDFIVAKQVYKDCSVTVYGRDTKADLVELDMIEFDVIMGMDWLASCYANVDCQNKVVRFQFPGEPVIEWAGNTASPKGKFISYLKAKKMIRKGYFYHLVRVQDLTAETPTLQSVPVVNEFPDVFPDELPGLPPKREIDFTIDLLPDTQPISIPPYRMAPAELKELKKQLKDLLEKGFIMPSTSPWGAPVLFVRKKDGSLRMCIDYRQLNKVTIKNKYPLPRIDDLFD is encoded by the coding sequence atggctgacaggatgcacaggtacattatggggctggaccgttattttgtcgacagttgtttggtattggctgctcagcccgacatggatattgccaggattcaggcgcacgcccagggcatggaggaccggcatagggagcgtcagcctgataggagtcaggatcggagacagcccaagagggccagatcgtctgggtattctggagattttcggggcagacagcctcagcagcagcagcagcctagcagacatctatcccagccggcacagagcgcacctccacagccgaTAGGTCGCaggtttgatagcccagggtattcaggagcaggtcagagctccagggcttcaggttcgcggacagataggggttctggtcagacgaggccacctaggcctcagtgttcctattgtggtagataccatccgggagagtgctacagagccaccggtgcatgtttttcttgtggccgtcagggccattctgtgagagatttcccgtataagggtagtgcgGGTGGTGCaacgcagcctaccggatcagccgccgggtcttcatcttcatcaatggctatgcgccctacggggccaggtacttcagcaccagcgggtcgcggcagaggccgtggtggagcttctggtactagcggtccttcgaaccgcatttatgctctgtccagccgccaggatcaggcggcatcgcctaatgtcgttacagatacattattggttttctctcggtctgtgtatgcattgattgatccaagttcgactttgtcatatatttcgcctctggttgctagtgaaattggtataacgtctgaacctatagagccgtttgaggtagccacaccgattggggactttattgtagcgaaacaggtatataaagactgttctgtaactgtatatggccgtgacactaaggcagatctggtggagttagatatgatcgagttcgatgttattatgggaatggactggctagcctcctgttatgctaatgttgactgccaaaataaggtagttcgtttccagtttcctggggagccagttatagaatgggccggtaatacagcatcgccgaaaggtaagtttatttcataccttaaggcgaagaaaatgatcagaaagggttatttttatcatctggttcgggtacaagacttgacagcagaaacgccgactcttcagtcagttcccgtggttaatgaatttccggatgtattcccagatgagcttccaggccttcctccgaagcgggaaatagattttactattgatttgcttccagatactcagccgatatctattcccccgtacagaatggcaccggcagaattgaaagaactgaaaaagcagttgaaggatctgttagaaaaaggctttatcatgcccagtacttcgccttggggagccccggtattatttgtgcgtaagaaagacgggtcgttgcgtatgtgtattgattatcggcagctgaataaggtaactataaagaataaataccccctccccagaattgatgacttgtttgattag
- the LOC132606190 gene encoding uncharacterized protein LOC132606190 isoform X2, which produces MPPKKATTAQKKKGVVGETSRAQKGTRTLAQMMRDITSRPADSATSSSSEESGAASPLAPGASAPAPPAPQPGAEDRTLREAMQLLTTLVAGQARRRGRRDDDDDDRRDSLRVREFLLCGPPEFYGSKPDEDPHDFIRGMRRSLDLVRASETESVELASHRLRDVAAHWYESWELSRGEGGSPATWDEFVAAFTRHFLPPELRRARVDRFLHLQQRGRSVREYNMEFDSLARYAPTIVADMADRMHRYVMGLDRYLIDGCMAVALQTDMDIARLQAYALGMEDRHRADYSSRDRDRRPPKRARSAGYSGEPQGGQPQQYVRQSSQPAQSAPPQSTGEGFDSAKYSGAGQSFRAPGSQVSRGSSQARPPMPRCSYCGRSHPGECYRATGACFSCGRQGHMMRDCPMASGSGSTVQPTGSAAGSSSTPSAMRPAGRGMPVQAGRGRGRGGASGSSGPSNRIYALASRQDQEAPPGTDAQPGDPPV; this is translated from the exons atgcctccgaaaaaggcgacaaccgcccagaagaaaaagggcgtagtaggagagaccagccgggctcagaagggtactcggacccttgctcagatgatgcgtgatattacgtcccggccagccgactctgctacgtcttcatcgtcagaggagtctggagcagcttcaccattagctccaggggcttcagctcccgcgcctccagctcctcagccaggggcggaggacaggacactgagagaggctatgcagttattgaccactctggtagcgggacaggctcgcagacgcgggcggagagatgatgatgatgacgataggcgtgacagcctgagggttcgagagtttctattatgtggccctccagagttttacgggtctaagcccgacgaggacccccatgactttattcgggggatgcggcgctcactagatttggtcagggcttcagagactgagtctgttgagttggcttcgcatagactacgggatgtcgctgctcactggtatgagtcctgggagctatctaggggtgagggtggttccccagctacttgggacgagttcgtggctgcttttacccgccactttttgcccccagagttacggcgggcgcgggttgaccgatttttacatctgcagcagaggggtcggagtgttcgtgagtataatatggagtttgattctctggcccggtacgcacctaccatagtagcagatatggccgatcggatgcacagatacgtgatggggttagaccgctacttgattgatggctgtatggcggtggcattgcagacagacatggatattgcccgactacaggcttatgctctgggtatggaggaccgacatagagctgattattccagcagagatcgggacaggaggccgccaaagagggccaggtccgctgggtattctggggagcctcaaggcgggcagcctcaacagtatgttagacagtcttctcagccagcgcagagTGCGCCCCCGCAGTCTACCGGAGAGGGATTTGATAGTGCCAaatactcaggagcaggccagagcttcAGGGCTCCAGGTTCACAGGTGAGccgaggttccagccaggcgaggccacctatgcctcggtgttcgtattgtgggagatctcatccaggagagtgctaccgagctacgggagcctgtttttcttgcggccgtcagggccatatgatgcgtgattgtccaatggcaagtggttctggtagtacagttcagccgacgggatcagccgcgggttcatcttctactccctcagccatgcgccctgcgggacGAGGTATGCCGGTACAGGCGggtcgcggtcgaggccgtggcggtgcttcaggttctagcggtccctcgaaccgcatatatgcgttggccagccgacaggaccaggaggcgccacCAG gtacagacgcacagcctggtgatccacctgtttag
- the LOC132606190 gene encoding uncharacterized protein LOC132606190 isoform X1 — translation MPPKKATTAQKKKGVVGETSRAQKGTRTLAQMMRDITSRPADSATSSSSEESGAASPLAPGASAPAPPAPQPGAEDRTLREAMQLLTTLVAGQARRRGRRDDDDDDRRDSLRVREFLLCGPPEFYGSKPDEDPHDFIRGMRRSLDLVRASETESVELASHRLRDVAAHWYESWELSRGEGGSPATWDEFVAAFTRHFLPPELRRARVDRFLHLQQRGRSVREYNMEFDSLARYAPTIVADMADRMHRYVMGLDRYLIDGCMAVALQTDMDIARLQAYALGMEDRHRADYSSRDRDRRPPKRARSAGYSGEPQGGQPQQYVRQSSQPAQSAPPQSTGEGFDSAKYSGAGQSFRAPGSQVSRGSSQARPPMPRCSYCGRSHPGECYRATGACFSCGRQGHMMRDCPMASGSGSTVQPTGSAAGSSSTPSAMRPAGRGMPVQAGRGRGRGGASGSSGPSNRIYALASRQDQEAPPGVVTDLGEPEA, via the exons atgcctccgaaaaaggcgacaaccgcccagaagaaaaagggcgtagtaggagagaccagccgggctcagaagggtactcggacccttgctcagatgatgcgtgatattacgtcccggccagccgactctgctacgtcttcatcgtcagaggagtctggagcagcttcaccattagctccaggggcttcagctcccgcgcctccagctcctcagccaggggcggaggacaggacactgagagaggctatgcagttattgaccactctggtagcgggacaggctcgcagacgcgggcggagagatgatgatgatgacgataggcgtgacagcctgagggttcgagagtttctattatgtggccctccagagttttacgggtctaagcccgacgaggacccccatgactttattcgggggatgcggcgctcactagatttggtcagggcttcagagactgagtctgttgagttggcttcgcatagactacgggatgtcgctgctcactggtatgagtcctgggagctatctaggggtgagggtggttccccagctacttgggacgagttcgtggctgcttttacccgccactttttgcccccagagttacggcgggcgcgggttgaccgatttttacatctgcagcagaggggtcggagtgttcgtgagtataatatggagtttgattctctggcccggtacgcacctaccatagtagcagatatggccgatcggatgcacagatacgtgatggggttagaccgctacttgattgatggctgtatggcggtggcattgcagacagacatggatattgcccgactacaggcttatgctctgggtatggaggaccgacatagagctgattattccagcagagatcgggacaggaggccgccaaagagggccaggtccgctgggtattctggggagcctcaaggcgggcagcctcaacagtatgttagacagtcttctcagccagcgcagagTGCGCCCCCGCAGTCTACCGGAGAGGGATTTGATAGTGCCAaatactcaggagcaggccagagcttcAGGGCTCCAGGTTCACAGGTGAGccgaggttccagccaggcgaggccacctatgcctcggtgttcgtattgtgggagatctcatccaggagagtgctaccgagctacgggagcctgtttttcttgcggccgtcagggccatatgatgcgtgattgtccaatggcaagtggttctggtagtacagttcagccgacgggatcagccgcgggttcatcttctactccctcagccatgcgccctgcgggacGAGGTATGCCGGTACAGGCGggtcgcggtcgaggccgtggcggtgcttcaggttctagcggtccctcgaaccgcatatatgcgttggccagccgacaggaccaggaggcgccacCAGGTGTGGTTACAG accttggggagcctgaggcgtag